A genomic window from Streptomyces mirabilis includes:
- a CDS encoding fused response regulator/phosphatase, with protein MDVNGKRTDTTVLVVDDVTASRYAMSAVLRRAGHQVVPVASGSEALVELDVRLRKGALPDVALIDVDLPDMSGFELCRRLKARPHMAGLPVVHFSAAAVDAGDRCRGLDVGGEAYLTVPAEPEEIDAVVRAAVRAARLRADDQALARRLTRLAETVVAIQTARSPQELAGAAADGAARLTGSPAAVFVLGPDDELYRGTSRDRTSLAMPDEGAHQAVAGLLRRLTRGQSGVQITTVPAPLWPAGFFRPGVQHDARLALIPIQEGRASVCLATPTRGVRRVSPEDEALLARLAEATGLAAEPLLMYQVERHVALTLQHSFLPQPHRLPELPGVDVVVRYVPASAETEIGGDFYAALRTGEGVLTAVGDVVGHSLEAATVMVEIRHALRAYSVEESDPAVLAERLDRMLQRYHPGITTTVCLVLVDPATGRTRIANAGHIPPLIIRDTGGADYSKAAGPLLGVGLPHPRPTELFLEPTDRLLMVTDGLIETRGTDLAVSMEHLRAAAGGALPGLDALCDTLLDCFGRDREDDIALLALRLG; from the coding sequence ATGGACGTCAACGGCAAGCGGACAGACACGACCGTGCTGGTCGTGGACGATGTGACGGCCAGTCGGTACGCCATGAGCGCCGTGCTGCGCCGCGCCGGTCACCAGGTCGTCCCGGTCGCCAGCGGCTCCGAGGCGCTCGTCGAACTCGACGTACGGCTGCGCAAGGGCGCCCTGCCCGACGTGGCGCTCATCGATGTGGACCTGCCGGACATGAGCGGCTTCGAACTGTGCCGTCGGCTCAAGGCCCGGCCCCACATGGCCGGCCTGCCCGTCGTGCACTTCTCGGCCGCCGCCGTGGACGCGGGTGACCGCTGCCGAGGCCTCGACGTGGGCGGCGAGGCGTATCTGACGGTGCCCGCCGAGCCGGAGGAGATCGACGCGGTGGTCCGGGCCGCGGTGCGCGCCGCCCGGCTCAGGGCCGACGACCAGGCGCTGGCACGGCGGCTGACCCGGCTGGCGGAGACGGTCGTCGCCATCCAGACGGCGCGCTCCCCGCAGGAACTCGCCGGCGCCGCCGCCGACGGCGCCGCCCGGCTCACCGGCTCTCCCGCCGCCGTCTTCGTCCTCGGCCCGGACGACGAGCTCTACCGCGGCACCTCACGGGACCGTACCTCGCTCGCGATGCCCGACGAGGGCGCCCACCAGGCCGTGGCCGGACTGCTCCGACGGCTCACCCGGGGGCAGTCGGGCGTCCAGATCACCACGGTGCCCGCGCCGCTGTGGCCGGCCGGGTTCTTCCGGCCGGGCGTGCAGCACGACGCCCGCCTGGCGCTGATCCCCATCCAGGAAGGCCGGGCCTCGGTGTGCCTCGCCACGCCCACCCGCGGGGTGCGCCGGGTCAGTCCCGAGGACGAGGCCCTGCTGGCCCGGCTCGCCGAGGCCACCGGGCTCGCCGCCGAACCGCTGCTCATGTACCAGGTCGAACGGCACGTCGCCCTCACCCTCCAGCACAGCTTCCTGCCCCAGCCGCACCGGCTGCCCGAACTGCCGGGCGTCGACGTCGTGGTCCGGTACGTGCCCGCGTCCGCGGAGACCGAGATCGGCGGCGACTTCTACGCGGCCCTGCGCACCGGCGAGGGCGTGCTCACCGCGGTCGGCGACGTCGTCGGGCACTCGCTGGAGGCGGCCACCGTCATGGTCGAGATCAGGCACGCGCTGCGCGCCTACAGCGTCGAGGAGAGCGACCCGGCCGTGCTCGCCGAGCGCCTCGACCGGATGCTCCAGCGCTACCACCCCGGCATCACCACGACCGTCTGCCTGGTCCTGGTCGACCCCGCCACCGGACGCACCCGTATCGCCAACGCCGGCCACATCCCGCCGCTGATCATCCGGGACACCGGGGGCGCCGACTACTCCAAGGCCGCCGGCCCGCTGCTCGGTGTGGGTCTGCCCCACCCGCGGCCCACGGAGCTGTTCCTCGAACCCACCGACCGACTCCTCATGGTCACCGATGGCCTGATCGAGACCCGGGGCACCGATCTGGCCGTCTCGATGGAGCACCTCCGCGCCGCCGCCGGCGGTGCCCTCCCCGGCCTGGACGCCCTCTGCGACACCCTGCTCGACTGCTTCGGCCGGGACCGCGAGGACGACATCGCACTGCTGGCGCTGCGGCTAGGGTGA